The Chamaesiphon minutus PCC 6605 DNA window TAAGATCTAGTAATGCAGTAATGCTAGAGTGTCGAATCTTATGCGGACTCACCACCCGTTGGCGTAGCCCCTCGGAACGAGGCTCGATTCCCGCAGCCTCAGCCAATCCCCCGACGATCAGATAGAGACGATCGACACTTATCCGTGTATCTCGACTAGAGACAAATAAAGCTGGACTTCTACTTTCGCCCATACTCACCAACCAATCCGAGATCGCCTCAACTGTGGCAGGAGCCAGATCGATCGGTTCTTTATCGATTCTCCCCTTGCCCTTGAGCATCAATCTTGCCTCTAGGGCGTGAAAATCTACTCGATCGAGTCCACACACCTCAGCACGCCTCAAGGCATTATCCCAGAGCAACCTTAGCATCGCATAATCGCGCTTACCCATGACTGTCGTTCGATCGATCGCATCAATTTGAGAATACCCAGAATTCTGTCGATCGGATCGAGTGGATATTCAGTAACATCAATCGTTAAAATTTGCCCTGTCAATTTGAGAAATTGCCACATCGTTCCGGTGGTAACGCTGCCATAGATCGTCGGTACTTCTTGTCCATTAGCTTGATTAAATTTCACAGCGGCAATCATTTCAGCCGCACATTGCCCCCAGCCAGCATTCAACTCCCCTTTGTTAGCTTCGATGATGATAATCGCTGGAGCTTCAATACTCACTTCAGAAGTCGAGCGAGTCAGAAGAAAATCACAGACTCCGTTTAGTCCTGACTCTAGATCGATGCTGAAATCTGTGCCTGAGAAAAAACTGACCTGACGATCGAGTAATTCTCGAAATTCAAACAACAATGGTGCAATAATTAACTCCGAAGCTTGCGCGTCGTCTAACGACGATCGCACCTTCTCAGTCCCCAGTGTCACAGCCAGCGGAGCTGATTTTGCTAATAGAGTAGTTAACCACTCACCAGGAGTAAGTGTGGGTACATTATTAAAGAACGGCTCAGTGACCACCTCGATTTGAAATTGTCGCTTAACTTGAGCGATCGTGAAGCTACTGTAAGGCATAAATCAGTATCTTACCTATCCTGGTATTGTTGGGAAAGTTAAATCTTCAAGTAAAGTTGTATTCTGTAATTGAATTTCTAGATTAACTTCATTAATAACTAGCCACTGGGGTTCGGGCCAACTCATTCGTCTTCATCCGTTAGTATTGCGTCGAGATCGAGATCGA harbors:
- a CDS encoding tyrosine-type recombinase/integrase gives rise to the protein MGKRDYAMLRLLWDNALRRAEVCGLDRVDFHALEARLMLKGKGRIDKEPIDLAPATVEAISDWLVSMGESRSPALFVSSRDTRISVDRLYLIVGGLAEAAGIEPRSEGLRQRVVSPHKIRHSSITALLDLNGGDVRSAQAHSRHKNLATLIRYDDGRQQLQGKAAKTLADAILERGVD